The Kribbella amoyensis genomic sequence GTCACCGCCCTCGACTGTCGGGCTGACAGGATTTGAACCTGCGACCTCTTCGTCCCGAACGAAGCGCGCTACCAAGCTGCGCCACAGCCCGAATTCGCCGTTAGCTTACATGCGGGTGCGGCTGGGACGAAATCGAGTTGTCGAGGACCGGGATCCGGGCCGGATCACCGCCTCGGTCAGCCGTGCGACCGCGGGACGAGCGTGAGCAAAGTCGCCTCCGGCCGGCACGCGAACCGGACCGGCGCGTACGGCGAGGTGCCGAGCCCGGCCGAGACGTGCAGGGTCGCCTGACGTCCCTCGAAGCCCCACGAGCTCATCCCCTTGACCCGGGACGTGTCCAGGTCGCAGTTGGTCACCAGGGCGCCGTACAGCGGGACGGCGAGCTGGCCGCCGTGGGTGTGCCCGGCAAGGATCAGCGGGTACCCGTCGGCGGTGAACGCGTCCAGCACCCGCTGGTACGGGGCGTGGGTGACGCCGATCGACAGGTCGGCGGTGGCGTCCACCTCGCCCGCGACGTCCTCGTACCGGTCGCGGCGGATGTGCGGGTCGTCGGTCCCGGCGAAGTCGAGGCGCAGGCCATTGACCTTGAGGGTCGCCTTCGCGTTGTTCAGGTCGGTCCAGCCGGCCTCGGTGAACGAGTGCCGCATCTCCTCGAACGGCAGGTCCGGGCCATGCGGTTTGTGCCGCTGCTTCTGTGGTGGGAGCAGGTAGTTCGCCGGGTTCTTGAAGCGCGGCTTCCAGTAGTCGTTCGAGCCGAACACGAAGACGCCGGGCAGGTCGAGCAGCCCGCCGTACGCGCGCAGCAGCGGGAGCACCGAGTGCGGGTTGGCGATGTTGTCGCCGGTGTTCACGATCAGGTCGGGCTCGAGCGCGGCGAGCTCGTTCACCCAGCGGATCTTGCGTTCCTGGGTCGGCATCAGGTGCAGGTCGGACAGGTGCAGCACCTTCAGCGGGTCGGCACCCGGCGGCAGCACCGGCACGGTGAACCGGCGCAAGGTGAACCAGCGCACCTCGATCGCGGCCGCGTACCCGACGCAGGCGGCGCCGACCGCGCCGACCACGGCCGCGGTCTTCAGACTCGTACGGGCAAGCCCCCGGAAACTCATTGCTCCAGCCTGCCACAATCGTGGGCATGTCCAACTCCGAGCTGAAGCAGCGCCTGCACGACGACATGACCGCCGCCCTCAAGGCCCGCGACGAGATCCGCAAGTCGACCCTGCGGATGGCCCTCACCGCGGTCACCAAGGCGGAGGTGGCCGGCAAGGAGGCCAGGGAGCTGACCGACGCGGAGGTCCTCGACGTCCTCACCTCCGAGGCGAAGAAGCGTCGCGAGTCCGTCGTCGCCTACCGCGAAGCCGGCCGCGCCGAGCTGGCCGACAAGGAGCAGGCCGAAGCCGACGTCCTCGCCGAGTACCTGCCCGAGCAGCTCAGCGCCGACGAGATCGCCGCCCTCGTCACCGAGACCATCGCCGCCACCGGAGCCGCCGAGCTCGGCCCGCGCGGCATCGGCAAGGTGATGGGCGCCCTGCAGCCCAAGGTCAAGGGCAAGGCCGACGGCGGCGCCGTCTCCGCCGAGGTCAAGCGCCAGCTCAGCGCCTGATCACCTGGGCGGGCCCTCGAAGTACGGCACCAGGCTCGGCGCCACCACGCCGTACTGCAGGCTGACGGCGCCGACCCAGATCGCCACCGGCACCAGCGCTCGTACCCACCACGGAGCTCGGTAGAGGACCGCCATCACCACCAGCGCGATCCCTGCCAACAGGCCCGGCGCACTGTGCGACCAGGCCTGGGCCTTCTCGGGCCAGCAGGACGGTAGGTACGCGCACTGGTAGCCGTCCGGGTAGGCGCGGTAGGAGTCCGCGAGGCTCAGGTGCAGGCCCACCGTGCTGAATCCGGCCCAGAGACCGCCCAGGCCCTGGAGGGCGATGCCGGCCGGACCACCAGGAGCTCGCCACCAGCGCTTGCCGGTGAGCCGCGGGAAGCCGGCCAGCGCGAACAGCGCGGCGGAGGTCACGGCCAAGGTCTTCGCCCATCCGCTGGTGAGCGCCTTCGCCTCGGTCAGCCGATCGGGGACGGCCAGCGGATCCACCTCGGGCAGGTAATCCGACAGCGAGGCGGCCGCCAGGGCGAAGACCAACACCACGAGCAGAGCCGCGAGCAGCCAGATCGTCTCGGCGGCAACCTTCAAGAACCAGAACCGCCGCCCGAAGCCAGGCAGGAACGCACTGGCATCGGACGGCGGTTCAGTCGTCGTCGGCACGGATCAGGCTCGCGCCTGCCGGTCGGTCAGCGGCCGCCACACTTCGGGTACTTCGGGTGCCAGGGCGGGCACTGGGGGATCTGCGGCGGCTTCGGGGGCTGGACCGTGGTCGGGGGCGGCGGCGGGGTCGCCGGCTTCCCCTTGCTCCCGTTAGAGATGAACAGGGTGATCATCGAGCCTTCGGGGGCGCCGTCCTTGCGCCGCGGACCGGTCCAGGCGACCGTACCGACCGCTTCCTCGGAGTCGACCATGCCGGGCGCGATCTGGGCCGTGAAGCCGGCCTGCTGGATCTTGTTGATCGCGTCGCCCGGGGCCATCCCGGTGACGAACGGGATGTCCTTCACGTCACCGCGCACGGTCTTGTCGCTCGGCGCCACGAAGTGCGTCTCCGGCATCCCCTTCAACGCGTTCCGCATCGCGGTCTCCCAGAGCGGACCCGCGGTCCCCGAACCGGAGGCGTCGGAGATCCGCTTGCCGTTCAGCCGCTGGCCGATCAGGTTCTCGTAGGGCGGGCTGGCGTCCGCGACGACCGCGGCCGAGGCGAGCCGGTTCGAGTATCCGGCGAACCAGACGGCCTTGTTCGCCTGGATGGTTCCGGTCTTGCCGGCCAGGTCGCTCGAGCCGAACTTCAGCTTGGCGCCCGTACCGCCCGGCTCCATCACGTCGTGCAGGACCCGGTTCACACCGTCGGCCACCTGCGGCGACAGCGCCTGCTTGCAGCTGATCCCCGGGGTCTTGATCGCCTTGCCGGCCAGGCTGCTGACCGTGGTGACGGCGAGCGGGGTGCAGTACTTGCCGCGGGCCGCGAAGGCGGCGTACGCGTTCGACAGCATCAACGGGGTCACCAGGCCGACGCCGAGCGTCATCGAGATGACCTGCTCGAGCGGCTGCTGGGTCTGCGCGTCGTACATCCCGAGGGACGCGGCGACGTTCGCGACCGAGCACAGGCCGACCTGCTTCGACAGCTGCAGGAAGTAGGTGTTCGTCGAGGCGCGCGCGGCGTCGATCATGGTCAGGTCGCCGTTCGCGGCGGTCGAGTTGCTCGGGGTGTACTTGCCGGCCTGGGTGAAGCCCGAGCAGGTCGGCCACTTCTGGTTGCTGAGGTCGATCGACTTCGGCGAGTTGATCCGGTGGTTCAGCGGGAAGCCCTTCTGGATCGCGGCGGCGATCGTGAAGGCCTTCATGGTCGAACCGTTCTGGAAACCGCCGTAGCCGCCCGGGTACGACTTCTCGACGTTGTAGTTGTACGCGGTCTTGCCGTACGGCTTGCTCTGCACCATCGCCTTGATCAGGCCGGTGCCGGGCTCGACGATGGTGATCGCGCCGATCGCCGAGTCGGTCGGCTTGGTGTGCGCGTTGATCGAGGCCTGCGCGGCGGCCTGGACCTTCGGGTCGAGCGACGTCTTGACCGTGATGCCCGCGGTCTTGATGTAGTGCTCCGCGTCCTTCTTGTCCTTGCCGAAGGCCGGGTTCTCCAGCAGCTTGGAGACCACGTACTCGCAGTAGAACGGGTACCGCGAGTTGGCGCAGCCGTTCGGGACCTTCTGGATCTTGTTCTTGTCGATCACCGGGGTCCGGATCGCGTCGTTCGCCTGCTTCGCGGTGATGATGTTGAGCTGCTGCATCCGGCGCAGCACGACGTCGCGGCGGTCCTTGGCGCGCTTGGCCGAGTTCGTCGGGTCGTAGCCGGACGGGTTCTTCACCAGGCCGGCCAGCGTCGCGGCCTGGGCCAGGGTCAGCTTGGCGGCGGTGGTGGAGAAGTAGTGCCGGGCGGCCGCCTCGACGCCGTACGCGCCGTCACCGAAGTTGGCCAGGTTCAGGTACTTCTCCAGGATCTCGTCCTTGGAGAACTCCTTCTCGACCGCGACCGCGTACCGCAGCTCGGCGATCTTGCGCTGGTACGTCTCGGCGGTGGCCGCCTTGACCTCTTCCTCGGTGCGCGCCTTCTCGATCAGGCTGAGCTTCACGTACTGCTGGGTGATGCTCGAACCACCCTGCTGGACCGACCCCTCGCTCTGGTTGCGGACCAGGGCGCGCAGGGTGCCCTTCGCGTCCAGGGCGCCGTGCTCGTAGAACCGGTCGTCCTCGATCGCGACGATCGCCCTGCGCATGATCGGGTTGATCTGCGCGAGCTTCACCGGCACCCGGTTCTGCTCGTACAGGTTGGCGATCAGCGAGCCGTCGGCCGCCAGGATGCGGCTCTTCACCGCGAGTGGATCGGTCTTCAGCTCCTGCGGCAGGTCCTCCAGCGTCTCGCTGGTCTTCTCGGTGGTGTACCCGGCCAGGCCGGCGAACGGAATCGCCAGACCCGCGGCCAGCGCGCCGGACAGCACGCTCACCCCGAGGAACAGAACCACCGACTGGACGACACCTCGATCGTCTCTATCCCGCACGCGCATGGGGAGGAGACTACGTGATCGGAGAGCTACGCCGTAGTTACTGACGTGATCTACCTCACGTCAACCGGAGCGTGGTTTCAGGCGTCAGGACGGCCCCGGCAGGGGGTTCCGTCGGCCTCGGGCGCGACCGGCGCGACGAAAAATCATCCGAAAGGACGACGGCCGGCGGACCCACCGGGATAGGTGGTTCCGCCGGCCGTCAGGGGTCGGGGGACGAGGAGCGTCAGGCGGCGAACTGCCGGGCGCCGACCTCGGCCGGTTCGAGGGCCAGGTCGAGTACCTGCCGGACGTCGCTGACCGGGTGCACCGTCAGCTCCGCCAGCACCGACTCCGGCACGTCCTCCAGGTCCGGCTCGTTCCGCTGCGGGATCAGGATCGTGGTGAGCCCGGCCCGGTGGGCGGCCAGCAGCTTCTGCTTGACGCCACCGATCGGGAGCACCCGCCCGGTCAGCGAGACCTCACCCGTCATCGCGACCTCCGAACGGACCGGCCGTCCGGACAGCAGCGACGCGAGTGCGGTCGTCATCGTGACACCCGCGGACGGACCGTCCTTCGGTACCGCGCCCGCCGGGACGTGGATGTGGGCGTTCCGCTCAGCCAGGTCGCCGACCGGCAGCCCCAGCTCCGCGCCGTGCGAGCGCAGGTACGACAGGGCGATCTGCGCCGACTCCTTCATCACGTCACCGAGCTGCCCCGTCAACGTGACTCCGGTCGGACCCGTCTCCTTGTCCGCCAGCGACGCCTCGACGAAGAGCACGTCACCACCGGCACCCGTCACGGCCAGACCCGTCGCCACTCCTGGCAACGCGGTCCGCTCGGCCGACTCCGGCGTGAACTTCGGCGACCCCAAGTACTTCTTCAGGTTGCCGCCGTCGACGTGCAGGGAAGCCGTGTCCTCACCGTCCAGCGCGAGCTGGGCCGTCACCTTGCGCAGGACCCGGGCGATGGACCGCTCGAGCTGACGGACCCCGGCCTCCCGGGTGTACTCGCCGGCCAGCAGCCGCAGCGCGTCGTCGGACACCGTGACCTCGTCGGCCGACAACCCCGCGCGCTCCAGCTGCCGGGGCAGCAGGTGGTCGCGGGCGATGGTGACCTTCTCGTCCTCGGTGTACCCGTCGAGCTGCACCAGTTCCATCCGGTCCAGCAGCGGCGCGGGGATCGAGTCGAGCACGTTCGCCGTGGCCAGGAACACCACGTCGGACAGGTCCAGCTCGACCTCCAGGTAGTGGTCCCGGAAGGTGTGGTTCTGCGCCGGGTCGAGGACCTCCAGCAGAGCGGCCGTCGGGTCGCCCCGGTAGTCCGCGCCCACCTTGTCGATCTCGTCCAGCAGCACCACCGGGTTCATCGAACCGGCTTCCTTGATCGCCCGGACGACCCGGCCCGCCATCGCCCCGACGTACGTCCGCCGGTGGCCGCGGATCTCGGCCTCGTCCCGGACGCCACCCAGGGCGACCCGGACGAACTTGCGGCCCATCGCCCGCGCG encodes the following:
- a CDS encoding GatB/YqeY domain-containing protein; this encodes MSNSELKQRLHDDMTAALKARDEIRKSTLRMALTAVTKAEVAGKEARELTDAEVLDVLTSEAKKRRESVVAYREAGRAELADKEQAEADVLAEYLPEQLSADEIAALVTETIAATGAAELGPRGIGKVMGALQPKVKGKADGGAVSAEVKRQLSA
- the lon gene encoding endopeptidase La, encoding MTETLNLPVLPLDDVVVLPGMVVPVRLADSEARAAIDAAQASGQDKVLLVPRLDGNYAKAGTLGEIEQIGRLPGGAQAAVIRGTARVRIGAGTTGPGAALWVSATVLNEITDAQSAELAREYKSVVTSVLERRGAWQVIDSVKQVTEPAELADLAGYASYLSDEQKSWLLETANVSERLTKLIGWVKDHLAELEVSETIQKDVQEGMEKQQREFLLRQQLAAIRKELAELDGKAESEEEDYRARVEAADLPEHVHKAALAEVDKLERTAEQSPEVGWIRTWLDTVLELPWNERTEDSYDIREARAVLDADHAGLDDVKERITEYLAVRRRRADRGLGVVGGRRSGAVLALVGPPGVGKTSLGESVARAMGRKFVRVALGGVRDEAEIRGHRRTYVGAMAGRVVRAIKEAGSMNPVVLLDEIDKVGADYRGDPTAALLEVLDPAQNHTFRDHYLEVELDLSDVVFLATANVLDSIPAPLLDRMELVQLDGYTEDEKVTIARDHLLPRQLERAGLSADEVTVSDDALRLLAGEYTREAGVRQLERSIARVLRKVTAQLALDGEDTASLHVDGGNLKKYLGSPKFTPESAERTALPGVATGLAVTGAGGDVLFVEASLADKETGPTGVTLTGQLGDVMKESAQIALSYLRSHGAELGLPVGDLAERNAHIHVPAGAVPKDGPSAGVTMTTALASLLSGRPVRSEVAMTGEVSLTGRVLPIGGVKQKLLAAHRAGLTTILIPQRNEPDLEDVPESVLAELTVHPVSDVRQVLDLALEPAEVGARQFAA
- a CDS encoding metallophosphoesterase: MSFRGLARTSLKTAAVVGAVGAACVGYAAAIEVRWFTLRRFTVPVLPPGADPLKVLHLSDLHLMPTQERKIRWVNELAALEPDLIVNTGDNIANPHSVLPLLRAYGGLLDLPGVFVFGSNDYWKPRFKNPANYLLPPQKQRHKPHGPDLPFEEMRHSFTEAGWTDLNNAKATLKVNGLRLDFAGTDDPHIRRDRYEDVAGEVDATADLSIGVTHAPYQRVLDAFTADGYPLILAGHTHGGQLAVPLYGALVTNCDLDTSRVKGMSSWGFEGRQATLHVSAGLGTSPYAPVRFACRPEATLLTLVPRSHG
- a CDS encoding transglycosylase domain-containing protein, with protein sequence MRVRDRDDRGVVQSVVLFLGVSVLSGALAAGLAIPFAGLAGYTTEKTSETLEDLPQELKTDPLAVKSRILAADGSLIANLYEQNRVPVKLAQINPIMRRAIVAIEDDRFYEHGALDAKGTLRALVRNQSEGSVQQGGSSITQQYVKLSLIEKARTEEEVKAATAETYQRKIAELRYAVAVEKEFSKDEILEKYLNLANFGDGAYGVEAAARHYFSTTAAKLTLAQAATLAGLVKNPSGYDPTNSAKRAKDRRDVVLRRMQQLNIITAKQANDAIRTPVIDKNKIQKVPNGCANSRYPFYCEYVVSKLLENPAFGKDKKDAEHYIKTAGITVKTSLDPKVQAAAQASINAHTKPTDSAIGAITIVEPGTGLIKAMVQSKPYGKTAYNYNVEKSYPGGYGGFQNGSTMKAFTIAAAIQKGFPLNHRINSPKSIDLSNQKWPTCSGFTQAGKYTPSNSTAANGDLTMIDAARASTNTYFLQLSKQVGLCSVANVAASLGMYDAQTQQPLEQVISMTLGVGLVTPLMLSNAYAAFAARGKYCTPLAVTTVSSLAGKAIKTPGISCKQALSPQVADGVNRVLHDVMEPGGTGAKLKFGSSDLAGKTGTIQANKAVWFAGYSNRLASAAVVADASPPYENLIGQRLNGKRISDASGSGTAGPLWETAMRNALKGMPETHFVAPSDKTVRGDVKDIPFVTGMAPGDAINKIQQAGFTAQIAPGMVDSEEAVGTVAWTGPRRKDGAPEGSMITLFISNGSKGKPATPPPPPTTVQPPKPPQIPQCPPWHPKYPKCGGR